The following are from one region of the Candidatus Methylomirabilota bacterium genome:
- a CDS encoding alcohol dehydrogenase catalytic domain-containing protein: MNRETTTMNAAVYQGNRQIRLDQLPLPKIGPGELLVKVSGCGLCATDVSKVDHALVTPPTVLGHEVVGTVSAVGEGVRGITTGERVVVSHHVPCYACHYCKHGNFSMCRTFKASNIDPGGFAEYIRVPALNVQYATFPILPPLEDEEAAFTEPLACCIRGVKRLNPLLSDTVLVFGLGSIGLMMVQVLKLHQTRVIGLDILSDRLERAKTLGTDLTLTPGRPEVAQAVRDATNGRGADAAILTAGGPRAFAEAADLLRDGGVLVLFASEPGQPPVDLDIHRFFHRELSIVSSYSPSTIELQEALTLLADRKVRVKELITHRVPLADLAHGMRLFREKDALKVFVEVGI, from the coding sequence ATGAACCGTGAAACGACGACGATGAATGCGGCTGTGTACCAGGGGAATCGGCAGATTCGCCTGGACCAGCTTCCCCTGCCCAAGATCGGGCCGGGGGAACTCCTGGTCAAGGTCAGCGGATGTGGTCTCTGTGCGACCGACGTGTCCAAGGTGGATCACGCCCTCGTGACGCCTCCCACGGTCCTCGGGCACGAGGTGGTGGGAACCGTCTCGGCCGTGGGCGAAGGGGTCCGAGGAATCACGACGGGCGAGCGCGTGGTTGTCTCTCACCACGTCCCCTGCTATGCCTGCCATTACTGCAAACACGGCAACTTCTCGATGTGTCGGACCTTCAAAGCCTCCAATATCGACCCGGGAGGCTTTGCCGAATACATTCGGGTCCCGGCGCTGAATGTCCAATACGCCACGTTTCCGATCTTGCCTCCTCTAGAGGACGAAGAGGCCGCCTTCACCGAACCGCTCGCCTGCTGTATCAGGGGGGTGAAGCGACTGAATCCCCTCCTCTCCGACACCGTCCTCGTGTTCGGGCTGGGCTCCATCGGCCTCATGATGGTACAGGTCCTCAAGCTCCACCAGACCCGCGTGATCGGGCTCGACATCCTCTCGGACCGCCTCGAGCGCGCCAAGACCCTGGGGACGGACTTGACCCTTACCCCGGGACGCCCCGAGGTGGCCCAGGCGGTGCGGGATGCAACCAACGGCCGCGGGGCCGACGCCGCCATCCTGACTGCGGGTGGACCGCGGGCGTTTGCCGAGGCTGCCGACTTGCTCCGAGATGGTGGGGTCCTCGTCCTCTTTGCCTCCGAACCGGGTCAACCCCCGGTTGATCTGGACATCCACCGCTTCTTCCACCGCGAACTCAGTATCGTCAGCAGCTACTCCCCCTCTACCATAGAGCTTCAGGAGGCCCTCACTCTTCTTGCCGACCGAAAGGTCCGGGTGAAGGAACTCATCACCCACAGGGTTCCCTTGGCTGACCTGGCCCATGGCATGCGCCTCTTTCGGGAAAAGGACGCTCTCAAGGTCTTTGTCGAGGTAGGGATATGA
- a CDS encoding 4-hydroxy-3-methylbut-2-enyl diphosphate reductase — translation MGIERVILAAPRGFCAGVDRAIDIVNLALELYGSPVYVRKEIVHNAHVVQELGGRGAVFVDDLEEVPDGARVIFSAHGIAPEVRTQAAAKGLRVIDATCPLVTKVHYEALKYDRDGRWVILVGHAGHDEVIGTMGHAPGRMQLVGTVEEAEQVQVSDPDRVSVITQTTLSIDDTGEIIAVLKRRFPSAVFPPKDDICYATQNRQVAVKQMAGTIDLLLVIGSPNSSNSMRLVEVAQADGVRAYLIDDVSEIDPVWLEGARTVGITAGASAPEHLVQEAIDFFRRSGVSQVEEWDGIREDVVFALPPEIQKDVPAGSTAPRSLRVSGQP, via the coding sequence ATGGGCATCGAGCGGGTGATCTTGGCGGCGCCGAGGGGCTTTTGCGCGGGCGTGGACCGGGCGATCGATATCGTCAATCTGGCCCTGGAGCTGTACGGCAGCCCCGTGTACGTCCGGAAAGAGATCGTGCACAACGCGCACGTAGTGCAGGAGCTCGGGGGACGGGGAGCGGTCTTTGTGGACGACTTGGAGGAAGTGCCCGACGGGGCCCGCGTGATCTTCAGCGCGCACGGCATCGCGCCGGAGGTCCGGACGCAGGCGGCGGCCAAGGGACTTCGGGTCATTGACGCCACGTGCCCCCTCGTCACCAAGGTCCATTACGAGGCCCTCAAGTATGATCGGGATGGCCGCTGGGTCATTCTGGTGGGGCATGCCGGCCATGATGAAGTGATCGGCACCATGGGCCATGCGCCGGGGCGGATGCAGCTCGTGGGTACGGTAGAGGAGGCGGAACAGGTCCAGGTCTCGGACCCGGATCGGGTTTCGGTGATCACCCAAACGACGTTGAGCATCGATGATACCGGAGAGATCATTGCAGTCCTCAAGCGGCGATTTCCCAGCGCCGTCTTTCCCCCCAAGGATGATATCTGCTATGCCACCCAGAACCGTCAGGTAGCGGTGAAACAGATGGCCGGGACAATCGACCTCCTCCTGGTCATCGGCTCTCCCAATAGCTCGAACTCGATGCGCCTGGTCGAGGTAGCCCAGGCGGACGGGGTGCGGGCCTATCTGATCGATGATGTCTCCGAGATAGACCCTGTGTGGCTCGAGGGGGCCCGGACCGTGGGGATCACCGCGGGTGCCTCGGCGCCCGAGCACCTGGTCCAGGAGGCCATCGATTTCTTCCGCCGCAGTGGAGTGAGCCAGGTGGAAGAATGGGACGGAATCCGGGAGGATGTGGTCTTTGCCCTGCCCCCGGAGATCCAGAAGGATGTGCCGGCAGGGAGCACGGCACCGCGGTCACTTAGGGTTTCAGGACAACCTTGA
- a CDS encoding four helix bundle protein, whose protein sequence is MRDFRELKVWEKAHHLTLAVYNATTTFPRDELYGLTSQIRRSCASIPANIAEGCGRGGDPEFARFLRIAMGSASELEYHLLLACDLSFLDSVEYERFASQVTEVKRMLTVFIQKLTADG, encoded by the coding sequence ATGAGGGACTTTAGAGAGCTAAAAGTGTGGGAGAAGGCTCATCACCTGACCTTGGCGGTTTACAACGCCACCACAACGTTTCCAAGAGATGAGTTATACGGCCTCACAAGTCAGATCCGACGCTCTTGCGCTTCTATCCCCGCGAACATTGCCGAAGGCTGTGGAAGGGGTGGAGATCCCGAGTTTGCCCGTTTTCTTCGGATTGCGATGGGTTCGGCAAGCGAGTTGGAATACCACTTACTGCTCGCCTGTGATCTCAGCTTTTTGGATAGTGTAGAATACGAGCGCTTTGCAAGTCAGGTGACCGAGGTGAAACGGATGCTTACAGTGTTTATTCAGAAGCTGACCGCTGACGGCTGA
- a CDS encoding zinc-binding dehydrogenase has protein sequence MKAVVFYRPGDIRFEEVDTPTPGPGEVLVRIGSALTCGTDLKTYRRGHPVMIKKTPALFGHEWAGTVEGVGEGVRHIRVEDRVVAANSAPCHRCFPCQIGRVNLCEDLELLNGAYAEYIRVPARIVEQNLLTIPDHLTFAQAALVEPLACALYGIERSGVQLGQTLCIFGAGPMGLLLTQLAKGQGGRVLVVGKGEFRLRKAAEAGADEILDAARTENVVAEVRRLSPEGRGADVTIEATGRPEVWEQAVEVTRKAGTVVLFGGCEPGTTFQVDTRRMHYEELTLVGVFHHTPRHIREALALLAQGVVDTNLFLTHRMALGALPEAFDLLARGEAIKVVLKP, from the coding sequence ATGAAGGCAGTGGTGTTTTATCGTCCGGGAGATATCCGGTTTGAAGAGGTGGACACCCCAACGCCGGGACCCGGAGAAGTCCTGGTCCGGATCGGCTCGGCGCTGACTTGCGGGACGGATCTCAAAACGTACCGCCGGGGGCACCCGGTGATGATCAAAAAGACCCCCGCCCTTTTTGGCCACGAGTGGGCTGGCACGGTCGAGGGGGTCGGGGAGGGGGTCAGGCATATACGTGTGGAAGACCGCGTGGTCGCGGCCAACTCCGCCCCGTGCCACCGCTGCTTCCCCTGTCAAATCGGGCGGGTCAACCTCTGCGAGGACCTGGAGCTGCTCAATGGTGCTTACGCCGAGTACATCCGCGTCCCGGCCCGGATTGTTGAACAGAACCTCCTCACGATCCCGGACCATCTCACTTTTGCCCAGGCCGCCCTGGTCGAACCGTTAGCCTGTGCTCTCTACGGCATCGAGCGCTCCGGAGTGCAGCTCGGGCAGACCCTGTGTATTTTCGGGGCCGGACCGATGGGACTCCTCCTCACCCAGTTAGCAAAAGGCCAGGGGGGCAGGGTTTTGGTCGTGGGGAAGGGGGAGTTCCGCCTGAGAAAAGCCGCTGAGGCGGGTGCTGATGAGATCCTGGATGCAGCGCGGACAGAGAACGTGGTCGCAGAGGTCCGGCGGTTAAGCCCCGAGGGGCGTGGTGCCGACGTCACGATCGAGGCAACGGGGAGACCCGAGGTGTGGGAACAAGCGGTCGAGGTGACGCGCAAGGCGGGAACGGTGGTCCTCTTTGGGGGCTGCGAGCCTGGGACCACCTTTCAGGTCGATACCCGTCGGATGCACTACGAGGAGCTCACGCTCGTCGGTGTCTTCCACCACACCCCCCGCCACATCCGGGAGGCCCTTGCGCTCCTCGCTCAGGGAGTGGTGGACACGAATCTATTTCTCACCCACAGGATGGCGCTTGGCGCCCTACCGGAGGCCTTCGACCTCCTAGCCCGGGGCGAGGCGATCAAGGTTGTCCTGAAACCCTAA
- a CDS encoding ferritin: MLSQSLQKAINDQIKNELYSAYVYLSMSAYLETIHLSGSARWMRMQSQEEASHAMKFFDYVLEREGRVVLQAIEQPPQKFKSMLDVFQQALENERKVTGMIHRLYDLAAKERDYATQVMLQWFITEQVEEEKNAGEVVDQIKMIGDQPAALFFLDKQLGAREAE, encoded by the coding sequence ATGCTGAGCCAGTCACTCCAGAAAGCGATCAATGATCAGATCAAAAACGAGCTATATTCCGCATATGTGTACCTTTCGATGTCGGCGTACCTCGAGACAATCCACCTGTCGGGATCTGCGCGGTGGATGCGCATGCAAAGCCAGGAAGAAGCATCGCATGCGATGAAGTTCTTCGACTACGTCCTCGAACGGGAGGGTCGCGTGGTGCTGCAGGCCATCGAACAACCGCCTCAGAAGTTCAAGTCGATGCTCGATGTTTTTCAGCAAGCGCTCGAGAACGAGCGGAAGGTCACCGGCATGATCCACCGCCTGTATGATCTGGCGGCTAAGGAGCGTGACTACGCGACCCAAGTGATGCTCCAGTGGTTTATCACAGAGCAGGTGGAAGAGGAGAAAAATGCTGGCGAGGTTGTGGACCAGATCAAAATGATCGGAGATCAGCCCGCAGCGCTGTTCTTCTTGGATAAGCAGTTGGGCGCCCGCGAGGCGGAGTAA